The following are from one region of the Roseobacter fucihabitans genome:
- a CDS encoding DMT family transporter — protein MAQDLTQHRPGRAIALKLCAVFLFMVMAAIIKSVSDDVPPGEAVFFRSLCAMPIILLWLWQRGQLRQGLIPSNLMGHVWRGLFGTTAMGLTFAGLGLLPLPEVTAIGYASPMFAVIFAAMFLGERVRLIRLSAVALGLIGVMIVMAPRLSVGADEMSQAATLGAIMVLIASILRALVQIHVRRLVMTDHTAAIVFYFSATATCLALLSAPIGLVVDHPSFVWLWPQPSVLMWLISAGLVGGVAQIMVTASYRFGGASMLAPFDYASMIFASIIGYVAFDEVPTGPIILGASLVIAGGILIIWRERQLGLDRSKSKPNMPPSGTP, from the coding sequence ATGGCCCAGGACCTCACCCAACATCGACCGGGCCGCGCAATTGCTTTGAAGCTTTGCGCGGTCTTTTTATTCATGGTCATGGCCGCAATCATCAAAAGCGTTTCCGACGACGTGCCCCCCGGTGAAGCCGTTTTCTTCCGCTCTCTCTGCGCCATGCCGATTATCCTGCTTTGGCTGTGGCAACGCGGACAATTACGCCAGGGGCTGATCCCGTCAAACCTCATGGGCCATGTCTGGCGTGGGCTGTTCGGCACGACGGCCATGGGTCTGACCTTTGCCGGGCTGGGTCTGCTGCCCCTGCCCGAGGTGACCGCGATAGGCTATGCTTCACCGATGTTCGCCGTGATCTTTGCCGCGATGTTCCTGGGCGAACGTGTCAGGCTGATACGCCTTTCTGCGGTGGCGCTGGGTCTGATCGGCGTGATGATCGTCATGGCCCCGCGCCTGAGCGTCGGTGCCGATGAAATGTCGCAAGCCGCCACGCTGGGGGCCATAATGGTGCTTATTGCGTCGATCCTGCGCGCGCTTGTGCAAATCCACGTCCGTCGACTGGTCATGACCGATCACACGGCGGCGATTGTCTTTTACTTCTCCGCGACGGCCACCTGCCTCGCGCTCCTTTCCGCGCCCATCGGGTTGGTCGTGGATCATCCCTCCTTTGTCTGGCTCTGGCCGCAACCTTCGGTCTTGATGTGGCTGATCTCGGCCGGTCTGGTCGGGGGCGTGGCACAGATCATGGTGACGGCGTCCTATCGCTTCGGCGGGGCCTCTATGCTCGCGCCTTTTGACTATGCCTCGATGATCTTTGCCAGCATCATCGGCTATGTCGCCTTTGACGAGGTACCCACCGGCCCCATCATACTAGGGGCCAGCCTGGTGATCGCCGGCGGTATTCTGATCATTTGGCGCGAACGTCAATTGGGACTGGACCGCAGCAAATCAAAACCCAATATGCCCCCCTCAGGAACCCCCTAA